The sequence below is a genomic window from Bradyrhizobium septentrionale.
CTTCGAACAGGGGTTAGCAGTGTCACGCCTTGGTACTTAACCCTTGGGTATTTAGCCCTTGGCGGTCGCGGCTTCCACCGCCCTGCGCGCCAGAACGCCGATCAAATGCGCGCGGTATTCGGCGCTTCCGTGCAGGTCGCTGTTGAGCCCATCAGCCGGAACCGAGATGCCGTCGAGCACCTTGTGCGAGAACCGCTTCTTCAAGGCGTCCTCGAACGCGGTGACGCGGAACACGCCGTCGGAGCCTGCGCCTGTGACCGCGACGCGGACATCGGACGGACGCTTGGCGACGAACACACCGACCAGCGCGTAGCGCGAGGCCTGGTTGCGGAATTTCACATAGGCCGCCTTCTTCGGCAGCGGGAACATCACCTTGGTGATGATCTCGTCAGCCTCGAGCGCAGTCGAGAACAGGCCCTGGAAATACTCCTCGGCCTTGAGGCGGCGCTTGTTGGTGACGATGGTCGCGCCCAGCGCCAGCACCGCGGCCGGATAGTCGGCGGTCGGGTCGTTGTTGGCGAGCGAGCCGCCGATGGTGCCGCGGTGGCGCACGGCGGGATCGCCGATCATGCCGGCAAGCTCGGCCAGCGCCGGGATCGCCTCGCCCACGATCGCTGAGTTCGCGACCTCGGCGTGCTTTGCGGTGGCGCCGATCACCAGCGAGCGGCCCTTCATCTCGATCGTGTCGAGACCTTCGATATGGGAGAGGTCGACCAGATGCGGCGGGCTCGCCAGCCG
It includes:
- a CDS encoding FAD binding domain-containing protein → MYEFKYHRPGTVRQAANLLVKNEDAKLIAGGHTLVPVMKQRLASPPHLVDLSHIEGLDTIEMKGRSLVIGATAKHAEVANSAIVGEAIPALAELAGMIGDPAVRHRGTIGGSLANNDPTADYPAAVLALGATIVTNKRRLKAEEYFQGLFSTALEADEIITKVMFPLPKKAAYVKFRNQASRYALVGVFVAKRPSDVRVAVTGAGSDGVFRVTAFEDALKKRFSHKVLDGISVPADGLNSDLHGSAEYRAHLIGVLARRAVEAATAKG